In Mus caroli chromosome 9, CAROLI_EIJ_v1.1, whole genome shotgun sequence, a single window of DNA contains:
- the Rpsa gene encoding 40S ribosomal protein SA: MSGALDVLQMKEEDVLKFLAAGTHLGGTNLDFQMEQYIYKRKSDGIYIINLKRTWEKLLLAARAIVAIENPADVSVISSRNTGQRAVLKFAAATGATPIAGRFTPGTFTNQIQAAFREPRLLVVTDPRADHQPLTEASYVNLPTIALCNTDSPLRYVDIAIPCNNKGAHSVGLMWWMLLVDVVHRGADSREHPWEVMPDLYFYRDPEEIEKEEQAAAEKAVTKEEFQGEWTAPAPEFTAAQPEVADWSEGVQVPSVPIQQFPTEDWSAQPATEDWSAAPTAQATEWVGATTEWS, translated from the exons ATGTCCGGAGCCCTTGACGTCTtgcagatgaaggaggaggatgtCCTCAAATTCCTTGCTGCGGGAACCCACTTAGGTGGCACCAACCTTGACTTTCAGATGGAGCAGTACATCTACAAAAGGAAAAGTGAC GGTATCTACATCATAAACCTGAAGAGGACCTGGGAGAAGCTGTTGCTCGCAGCTCGAGCTATTGTTGCCATCGAGAACCCTGCTGATGTCAGCGTCATCTCCTCCAGGAACACTGGCCAG CGAGCTGTGCTGAAGTTTGCTGCTGCCACAGGAGCCACTCCGATCGCTGGCCGCTTCACACCTGGGACCTTCACTAACCAGATCCAAGCAGCCTTCAGGGAGCCACGGCTTCTAGTGGTGACCGATCCCAGGGCTGACCATCAGCCACTCACAGAGGCCTCTTATGTCAACCTGCCCACCATTGCTCTGTGTAACACAGATTCTCCCCTGCGCTATGTGGACATTGCCATCCCATGCAACAACAAGGGAGCTCACTCAGTGGGTCTGATGTGGTggatgctgcttgtggacgttgtacatcgtggtgcgga ctcccGTGAGCACCCCTGGGAGGTCATGCCTGATCTTTACTTCTACAGGGACCCAGAGGAG attgagaaggaggagcaggctgCTGCTGAGAAGGCTGTGACCAAGGAGGAATTCCAGGGTGAATGGACTGCACCAGCTCCTGAGTTCACTGCTGCTCAGCCTGAGGTGGCTGACTGGTCTGAGGGTGTGCAGGTTCCCTCTGTGCCCATCCAGCAATTCCCCACGG AAGACTGGAGTGCACAGCCAGCCACTGAGGATTGGTCAGCAGCTCCCACAGCGCAGGCCACTGAGTGGGTTGGAGCCACCACTGAGTGGTCCTGA